In Streptomyces chartreusis NRRL 3882, the following are encoded in one genomic region:
- a CDS encoding ABA4-like family protein, with protein sequence MTGFLFELSFFLAAPVWLLMIFAPAWGPTARIAGSPLTVVPVLFVYLALAIPVFPELWTAVSSPDLGSFRELTALPDGAGAVWAQVIAWDLLIGQWMYREGRRLEIPALLMGPLLVLTILLSPFGLLVFLGLRAVRARRAGPRPPAGGPVRRQARR encoded by the coding sequence GTGACCGGATTCCTCTTCGAGCTCTCCTTCTTCCTGGCCGCACCCGTCTGGCTGCTCATGATCTTCGCGCCGGCCTGGGGACCGACCGCTCGCATCGCCGGGTCGCCGCTGACCGTGGTGCCCGTGCTCTTCGTGTATCTCGCGCTCGCGATACCGGTGTTCCCCGAGCTGTGGACCGCGGTCAGCAGTCCGGACCTCGGCAGCTTCCGGGAACTGACAGCCCTCCCGGACGGTGCCGGTGCCGTCTGGGCGCAGGTCATCGCCTGGGATCTGCTGATCGGGCAGTGGATGTACCGGGAGGGCCGGCGGCTGGAGATCCCCGCCCTGCTGATGGGACCGCTGCTGGTTCTCACGATCCTGCTGTCGCCGTTCGGGCTGCTGGTGTTCCTGGGGCTGCGTGCGGTGCGGGCGCGGCGGGCAGGGCCGAGGCCCCCGGCCGGTGGGCCGGTGCGACGTCAGGCGCGCAGGTAG
- a CDS encoding MerR family transcriptional regulator: MRIGELSRKTGVPVPTIKYYVREGLLPAGELTSRNQASYDETHERRLRLIRALLDVGGMKVAEIADVLRAVDDPERPLHKVLGAAADRMGGTASDHDDDASAAARTAVADLISRRGWHTHESNPAAADLSRALATLTRLGHGTFAGLLDTYAEAAEQVAQADLAYVDRRVAVEDMVEGVVIGTVLGEAVFSALRRLAHVDASARLYGAKGAPEGGKAP, encoded by the coding sequence TTGCGTATCGGGGAGTTGAGCCGGAAGACCGGAGTGCCGGTGCCGACGATCAAGTACTACGTCCGCGAAGGGCTGCTCCCCGCCGGCGAGCTGACCAGCCGCAACCAGGCGAGCTACGACGAGACGCACGAACGCCGGCTCCGGCTGATCCGCGCCCTGCTCGACGTCGGCGGCATGAAGGTGGCGGAGATCGCGGACGTACTGAGGGCCGTCGACGACCCGGAGCGTCCGCTCCACAAGGTGCTCGGCGCGGCAGCGGACCGGATGGGCGGCACGGCCTCCGACCACGACGACGACGCATCGGCCGCCGCCCGCACCGCCGTGGCCGACCTCATCTCCCGACGCGGCTGGCACACCCACGAGTCGAATCCCGCCGCCGCCGACCTCTCCAGAGCCCTGGCCACCCTGACCCGGCTGGGCCACGGAACCTTCGCCGGACTCCTCGACACCTACGCCGAAGCCGCCGAGCAGGTCGCCCAGGCCGACCTCGCCTACGTGGACCGGCGGGTCGCGGTCGAGGACATGGTGGAGGGCGTGGTCATCGGCACCGTCCTGGGCGAGGCGGTGTTCAGCGCACTGCGCCGCCTGGCCCATGTCGACGCGTCGGCCAGGCTGTACGGGGCGAAGGGGGCTCCCGAGGGCGGCAAAGCCCCTTGA
- a CDS encoding nuclear transport factor 2 family protein, translating to MDETSSTTNPRDHFEITTLISGFFRTMDERRFDEGWAGAYFTDDLRTTSPLGEAEGADAVRGVEEAIGRFAATLHLSSDVLVRAEPGARTARASWNAHMTHVHLESTLRARGESANPLFTVGGTYEGELRRTDSGWRFSHVSVRAVWTTGEPPVLPEETAARVTELTGAQASN from the coding sequence ATGGACGAGACGAGCAGCACGACGAATCCGCGGGACCACTTCGAGATCACCACCCTCATCAGCGGCTTCTTCCGCACCATGGACGAGCGGCGGTTCGACGAGGGCTGGGCCGGGGCCTACTTCACCGACGACCTGCGGACGACATCACCGCTCGGCGAGGCCGAGGGCGCCGACGCGGTACGCGGCGTGGAGGAGGCCATCGGCCGGTTCGCCGCCACCCTGCACCTCTCCTCCGACGTCCTCGTCCGGGCCGAACCGGGTGCGCGGACGGCCCGTGCCTCCTGGAACGCACACATGACCCACGTCCACTTGGAGTCCACGCTCCGGGCACGGGGCGAGAGCGCCAACCCCCTGTTCACGGTGGGCGGCACCTATGAGGGGGAACTCCGACGCACCGACAGCGGTTGGCGCTTCAGCCACGTCTCCGTGCGGGCCGTCTGGACCACGGGCGAGCCGCCCGTCCTGCCGGAGGAGACCGCCGCCCGTGTCACGGAACTGACCGGCGCCCAGGCGTCGAACTGA
- a CDS encoding sensor histidine kinase yields MRGELRGWWERGRALGAANPLVVDIGVALLVQFAMTMPFVVPRVAGAPPATWAAYGLSTLGVLPLVWRRRAPVAVLFAVLAANALYRLTVDGPGQPLPYTGLVVVYTIAALSPARKRLVTGLVLLVAVPVGVWLNTRSARELTFSVFVFAAAYVLGRLTDARQRAHRVEAEQAAARERARIAREMHDILSHAVSLMIVQAEAGPVAVRAAPERAEAAFEAISETGRDAMAQLRRMLGVLRESDGESGRRSAGGSGCREPQPGVAELPGLCDRVRAGSGLEVVYRTAGTVRPLPGAVAATVFRVVQEALTNTVRHAGARTVTVQVTYGDGDLCVRVTDDGRGPQAGAAGRRGGHGLVGIRERAAALGGSAVTGRGADGRGFEVRVLLPVPAGAEAGR; encoded by the coding sequence ATGCGCGGGGAGCTGCGGGGGTGGTGGGAGCGCGGCCGGGCGCTGGGGGCGGCCAATCCGCTCGTCGTCGACATCGGTGTCGCGCTCCTGGTCCAGTTCGCGATGACCATGCCGTTCGTCGTGCCGCGGGTGGCCGGGGCGCCACCGGCTACCTGGGCCGCGTACGGGCTCAGCACGCTCGGCGTGCTGCCCCTGGTCTGGCGGCGGCGTGCCCCCGTCGCCGTGCTGTTCGCGGTGCTGGCCGCCAACGCGCTGTACCGGCTGACCGTGGACGGACCCGGGCAGCCGTTGCCGTACACCGGGCTGGTGGTCGTGTACACGATTGCCGCGCTGTCGCCCGCGCGCAAGCGGCTCGTCACCGGGCTCGTGTTGCTGGTCGCCGTGCCGGTCGGGGTGTGGCTCAACACCCGGTCGGCTCGGGAACTGACCTTCTCCGTCTTCGTGTTCGCCGCCGCCTATGTCCTCGGGCGGCTCACCGACGCCCGTCAGCGGGCCCACCGCGTCGAGGCCGAGCAGGCCGCCGCGCGCGAACGGGCCCGGATCGCACGGGAGATGCACGACATCCTCTCCCACGCCGTGAGTCTGATGATCGTGCAGGCGGAGGCCGGGCCGGTGGCCGTGCGGGCCGCGCCGGAGCGGGCCGAGGCCGCCTTCGAGGCCATCTCCGAAACCGGACGCGACGCCATGGCGCAGTTGCGCCGGATGCTGGGGGTGCTGCGGGAGAGCGATGGCGAGAGCGGCCGTCGGAGCGCAGGCGGGTCCGGTTGCCGTGAGCCGCAGCCCGGGGTCGCGGAGTTGCCCGGCCTGTGCGACCGGGTGCGGGCCGGCAGTGGCCTGGAGGTCGTGTACCGCACCGCGGGGACCGTCCGGCCGTTGCCGGGGGCGGTCGCGGCGACCGTCTTCCGGGTGGTCCAGGAGGCCCTCACCAACACTGTCCGGCACGCCGGTGCCCGTACCGTGACCGTGCAAGTGACCTACGGAGACGGCGACTTGTGTGTACGAGTGACCGATGACGGGCGTGGGCCGCAGGCCGGGGCCGCCGGTCGCCGGGGCGGGCACGGCCTCGTCGGGATCCGGGAGCGGGCGGCGGCCCTCGGAGGGAGCGCGGTGACCGGGCGGGGAGCGGACGGGCGGGGGTTCGAGGTGCGGGTCCTGCTTCCCGTCCCGGCCGGAGCGGAGGCCGGGCGGTGA
- a CDS encoding response regulator, giving the protein MTIRVVVADDQELVRSGFALILDVQPDIEVVAEAGDGTEAVEAVRRHAPDVALLDVRMPRMDGIEACRAISATSDCRTVMLTTFDSDEYVYDALHAGASGFLLKDVRRDDLVHAVRVVARGDALLAPSVARRLVEQYTRSTRSPRTAARLDVLTGRERETLLLLARGLSNAEIAAELVVSDHTVKTHVGNVLAKLGLRDRIQAVICAYETGLVAAGDPPPGGADRAGPSPSSARN; this is encoded by the coding sequence GTGACGATCCGGGTGGTGGTCGCCGACGACCAGGAGCTGGTGCGCAGCGGATTCGCGCTGATCCTGGACGTCCAGCCGGACATCGAGGTCGTCGCGGAGGCGGGCGACGGGACGGAGGCCGTCGAGGCGGTGCGGCGGCACGCCCCCGACGTGGCGCTGCTCGATGTGCGCATGCCGCGCATGGACGGGATCGAGGCCTGCCGTGCGATCAGCGCCACGAGCGACTGCCGGACGGTGATGCTCACGACCTTCGACTCCGACGAGTACGTGTACGACGCGCTGCACGCGGGCGCGAGCGGCTTCCTGCTCAAGGACGTCCGCCGGGACGATCTCGTGCACGCGGTACGGGTCGTCGCCCGGGGCGACGCGCTGCTCGCGCCGTCCGTGGCCCGGCGTCTGGTGGAGCAGTACACGCGGTCCACGAGGTCCCCCCGGACCGCCGCCCGCCTCGACGTGCTGACCGGGCGGGAGCGCGAGACGCTGCTGCTGCTCGCCCGGGGCCTGTCGAACGCGGAGATCGCCGCGGAGCTGGTGGTCAGCGACCACACGGTCAAGACGCATGTCGGCAATGTGCTCGCGAAACTGGGCCTGCGGGACCGGATCCAGGCCGTGATCTGCGCGTACGAGACCGGGCTCGTCGCGGCCGGGGATCCCCCGCCCGGGGGAGCGGACCGGGCGGGCCCCTCCCCCTCGTCGGCGAGGAACTGA
- a CDS encoding serine hydrolase domain-containing protein, whose product MPRTASLLAAVLLAGVVAGPSALPAAATPPDRAPAHLAAQHRNPALAAAIAGLPGADATAALVRVGGDEGVWRGSSGVHDLRTGRPADPGARFRAGSVTKVFTAAVALQLASEGRLDLDRSARSYLPELIPASYGGVTVRQLLNHTHGIPAPDFPGTTVEEVYAHRFRVHDAEDMVRSATSKKPEFAPGEKQHYLNIGYTIAGLLIERVTGDSYEHQVARRVLKPLGLRDTYFPGTNPRIIGPHNHGYQTMRLDDGTVGLRDVSVWGATDAWAAGDIISTTADLERFTSALFQGRVVHGPLLEELFTLPEVTDFRSGKPAAYSVGLSMKVLGGREVWGKTGGRWGYNAAIASTRDGSRTLVYSVNSTDAKGQDMNKVAENIMVAVYGRP is encoded by the coding sequence ATGCCGCGTACCGCTTCCCTGCTGGCCGCCGTGCTCCTCGCGGGCGTCGTGGCGGGGCCGTCCGCCCTCCCGGCCGCCGCCACGCCTCCTGACCGGGCCCCCGCCCACCTGGCCGCCCAGCACCGGAACCCCGCCCTCGCCGCCGCCATCGCCGGCCTCCCCGGCGCCGACGCGACCGCCGCGCTGGTACGCGTCGGAGGCGACGAGGGCGTCTGGCGGGGCAGTTCGGGCGTGCACGATCTGCGCACCGGCCGGCCGGCCGATCCGGGCGCCCGCTTCCGCGCCGGTTCCGTGACCAAGGTCTTCACCGCTGCCGTCGCCCTGCAACTGGCCTCCGAGGGCCGGCTGGACCTGGACCGCAGTGCCCGCTCGTACCTGCCGGAGCTGATCCCGGCGTCGTACGGGGGCGTCACCGTCCGGCAGTTGCTCAACCACACGCACGGCATCCCGGCCCCCGACTTCCCCGGCACCACGGTCGAGGAGGTGTACGCGCACCGCTTCCGGGTTCATGACGCCGAGGACATGGTCCGCTCGGCGACGTCGAAGAAGCCCGAGTTCGCACCGGGCGAGAAGCAGCACTACCTCAACATCGGTTACACGATCGCCGGTCTGCTGATCGAGCGCGTCACGGGCGACTCCTACGAGCACCAGGTCGCCCGCCGGGTCCTGAAGCCGCTCGGGCTGCGCGACACGTACTTCCCCGGGACGAACCCGCGCATCATCGGCCCGCACAACCACGGCTACCAGACGATGAGGCTGGACGACGGGACGGTCGGTCTGCGCGATGTGTCCGTGTGGGGCGCGACCGACGCCTGGGCGGCCGGGGACATCATCTCGACCACGGCGGATCTCGAACGCTTCACCAGCGCCCTGTTCCAGGGCCGGGTCGTGCACGGACCGCTCCTGGAGGAGCTGTTCACGCTGCCGGAGGTGACCGACTTCAGGAGCGGGAAGCCGGCCGCGTACTCCGTCGGCCTCTCGATGAAGGTGCTGGGCGGGCGCGAGGTCTGGGGCAAGACGGGTGGGCGCTGGGGCTACAACGCGGCCATCGCCTCCACCCGCGACGGCTCGCGCACCCTCGTCTACAGCGTCAACTCCACCGACGCCAAGGGCCAGGACATGAACAAGGTCGCGGAGAACATCATGGTGGCGGTGTACGGGCGCCCCTAG
- a CDS encoding response regulator transcription factor: MTIRVLLADDQALLRATFRILIDSCADMEVVAEASDGAEAVELTRAHHPDIVLMDIRMPGTDGLTATATLCADPDLSATRVLILTTFETEDYVAQALRAGASGFLGKDVTADTLLAGLRTVASGEALLSPVATRSLITRFLMAPAPDAHLAPPERLADLTVREREVMALAAEGRSNTEIAEDLTLSPLTVRTHIHRAMTKLNARDRAQLVVIAYQTGLVRAAPPTA, encoded by the coding sequence TTGACCATCAGGGTGCTGCTCGCCGACGACCAGGCCCTGCTGCGGGCCACCTTCCGGATCCTCATCGACTCCTGCGCGGACATGGAGGTGGTCGCCGAGGCCTCCGACGGCGCGGAGGCGGTGGAGCTGACCCGTGCCCACCACCCCGACATCGTCCTCATGGACATCCGCATGCCCGGCACCGACGGCCTCACCGCCACCGCCACGCTCTGCGCCGACCCGGACCTGTCCGCCACCCGCGTCCTCATCCTGACCACCTTCGAGACCGAGGACTACGTCGCCCAGGCGCTGCGGGCCGGTGCCAGCGGCTTCCTCGGCAAGGACGTCACCGCCGACACCCTGCTGGCCGGGCTGCGCACGGTGGCCTCCGGCGAGGCGCTGCTCTCTCCCGTCGCCACCCGTTCCCTCATCACCCGCTTCCTCATGGCCCCCGCCCCCGACGCCCACCTCGCACCACCGGAGCGCCTCGCCGACCTCACGGTCCGCGAGCGCGAGGTGATGGCCCTGGCGGCGGAGGGCAGGTCCAACACCGAGATCGCCGAGGACCTCACGCTCAGCCCGCTGACCGTGCGCACGCACATCCACCGGGCCATGACCAAGCTGAACGCCCGCGACCGTGCGCAACTGGTCGTCATCGCCTACCAGACGGGCCTCGTACGGGCGGCTCCGCCGACGGCGTGA
- a CDS encoding sensor histidine kinase: MSTSLERRYADRLEKFSARHAFLVDLAMVLALMGCATLGGSLTLPSADPPDQDKTATVLMGVSCLVLLKHRTHPRTAVVVAGSCTVAAVALGYLVTPLLLAPVMAALFWLAVLTDRKSTRSYGLTTLLAVTLAAVFSDSMDHVSLLLRMIGPIFWLMLPLAAGKMTQLRRAYVRSVQARAEHAERTREEEARQRVTEERMRIARELHDVVAHHMALANAQAGTAAHLALTNPEQTRKILTDLTGTTSSALRELKTALGLLRQNDHEDDTGPGSAALEPAPGLARLPELVSACASAGLEVTVTTEGEPQPLSPGVDLTAFRIVQEALTNVTKHATAEAARVRLAYTGSRLLITVTNDGTGKPEASQGRGFGVMGMRERAHSIGGELCAGPRPQGGFEVTTALPLHPSTHPAEGTTP, encoded by the coding sequence ATGAGTACCAGTCTGGAGCGGCGTTACGCGGACCGCCTGGAGAAGTTCTCGGCACGCCACGCCTTCCTCGTCGATCTGGCCATGGTCCTGGCACTGATGGGCTGCGCGACGCTCGGTGGTTCCCTCACCCTGCCCAGCGCCGATCCGCCGGACCAGGACAAGACCGCCACCGTGCTCATGGGAGTCTCCTGCCTCGTCCTGCTCAAGCACCGCACCCACCCGCGCACCGCCGTCGTCGTGGCCGGGAGCTGCACGGTGGCCGCGGTCGCGCTGGGCTATCTGGTCACCCCGCTGCTGCTGGCCCCGGTCATGGCGGCACTCTTCTGGCTGGCCGTGCTCACCGACCGGAAGTCCACCCGCAGCTACGGCCTCACCACCCTGCTCGCGGTGACGCTCGCGGCCGTGTTCTCCGACTCCATGGACCACGTCTCGCTGCTGCTCAGGATGATCGGCCCGATCTTCTGGCTGATGCTGCCCCTGGCCGCCGGCAAGATGACCCAGCTGCGCCGCGCCTACGTCCGCTCGGTGCAGGCCCGGGCCGAACACGCCGAGCGCACCCGCGAGGAGGAGGCCCGGCAGCGGGTCACCGAGGAACGGATGCGCATCGCCCGGGAGCTCCACGACGTCGTCGCCCACCACATGGCCCTGGCCAACGCCCAGGCCGGCACGGCCGCGCACCTCGCCCTCACCAACCCCGAGCAGACCCGGAAGATCCTCACCGACCTGACCGGCACCACGTCCTCCGCGCTGCGGGAGCTGAAGACCGCCCTGGGCCTGCTGCGCCAGAACGACCACGAGGACGACACCGGCCCCGGCTCCGCGGCGCTGGAACCGGCCCCCGGCCTGGCCCGGCTGCCCGAGCTGGTCTCGGCGTGCGCGTCGGCGGGACTGGAGGTCACCGTCACCACGGAGGGGGAGCCGCAGCCGCTCTCACCCGGCGTCGACCTGACCGCCTTCCGGATCGTGCAGGAGGCGCTCACCAACGTCACCAAGCACGCCACCGCCGAGGCCGCCCGCGTACGCCTCGCCTACACCGGCTCCCGCCTGCTGATCACGGTCACCAACGACGGCACCGGCAAGCCGGAGGCCTCCCAGGGCCGCGGCTTCGGCGTCATGGGCATGCGCGAACGCGCCCACTCCATCGGCGGCGAACTGTGCGCCGGGCCCCGCCCCCAGGGCGGCTTCGAGGTCACCACCGCGCTGCCGCTGCACCCCTCCACCCACCCCGCGGAAGGAACCACGCCTTGA
- a CDS encoding MMPL family transporter — MATFLYRVGRLAFRRRWYVALVWAAVLAAVGLGALKAPGAADEGFSMPGIESQKAFDLMEQRFPGATADSATARVVFIAPGGEKVTAAENKQAIEKAVTGLGDGTQVASAVDPFRARTISKDGSTAFATVTYRVGANDLTDASRTHLERAIEQARDSGLTVEAGGSALADNAGPGGTAEVIGVAIAAVVLLITFGSLAAAGLPLLTAVIGVGVSMATILTLSQALGLSTTTGTLAMMLGLAVGIDYALFVVSRYREERAKGRAPQEAAGLAAGTAGSAVVFAGLTVVIALAGLAVVGIPMLTKMGLAAAGAVVVAVLVALTLVPAFLGFWPNAVLTRRARKSGRIEVSGDTNGGSRWARFVLRRPVPVLLLGVVGLGALALPAADLQLGMPGDEAKPVSTTERRAYDALAAGFGPGFNGPLTVVVDGRGAADAKGAADEIAQRIGATKGVVSVSPARFNDAGDTAVFSVVPSTAPTDEKTKDLVTTIRDERPGIESATGASYEVTGSTAMNIDIAQKVQAALVPYLIVVVGLAIVLLLVVFRSLLVPLKAALGFLLSVLASLGAVVVVFQQGHGAELLGVEQTGPIMSLMPIFLVGIVFGLAMDYEVFLVSRMREAYVHGESPAQAVTSGFRHSARVVVAAALIMIAVFAGFIGESDSMIKMIGFGLASAVLFDAFVVRMAIVPAVLALLGHRAWWLPKWLDRALPRVDVEGEALARRPETEEPAADTARDLEPART, encoded by the coding sequence GTGGCTACTTTCCTGTATCGAGTGGGCCGACTGGCCTTCCGGCGACGTTGGTACGTCGCCCTGGTCTGGGCGGCCGTCCTGGCCGCCGTCGGGCTCGGTGCCCTCAAGGCGCCGGGGGCCGCCGACGAGGGCTTCTCGATGCCCGGCATCGAGTCCCAGAAGGCGTTCGACCTGATGGAACAGCGTTTCCCCGGGGCCACGGCCGACAGCGCGACCGCCCGGGTCGTGTTCATCGCGCCCGGCGGCGAGAAGGTGACCGCCGCCGAGAACAAGCAGGCCATCGAGAAGGCCGTGACCGGCCTCGGCGACGGCACGCAGGTCGCGAGCGCCGTCGACCCGTTCCGGGCGAGGACGATCAGCAAGGACGGCTCGACCGCCTTCGCGACCGTCACCTACAGGGTCGGGGCCAACGACCTCACCGACGCCAGCCGGACCCATCTGGAGCGCGCCATCGAGCAGGCCCGGGACTCCGGGCTGACCGTCGAGGCGGGCGGCAGCGCGCTGGCCGACAACGCCGGGCCGGGCGGCACGGCCGAGGTGATCGGTGTCGCCATCGCCGCCGTCGTGCTGCTCATCACCTTCGGCTCCCTGGCCGCCGCCGGGCTGCCCCTGCTGACCGCCGTCATCGGCGTCGGCGTCAGCATGGCCACGATCCTCACCCTGTCCCAGGCCCTCGGCCTGTCCACCACCACCGGCACCCTGGCGATGATGCTGGGCCTCGCCGTCGGCATCGACTACGCCCTGTTCGTCGTCTCCCGCTACCGGGAGGAGCGCGCCAAGGGCCGTGCGCCGCAGGAGGCCGCCGGACTCGCCGCCGGCACGGCCGGGTCCGCGGTCGTGTTCGCCGGGCTCACCGTCGTCATCGCGCTGGCCGGACTCGCCGTGGTCGGCATCCCGATGCTCACCAAGATGGGCCTCGCCGCCGCGGGCGCGGTCGTCGTCGCCGTGCTGGTCGCGCTGACGCTCGTCCCGGCCTTCCTCGGCTTCTGGCCGAACGCCGTGCTCACCCGGCGGGCCCGCAAGAGCGGCCGGATCGAGGTCAGCGGCGACACCAACGGCGGCAGCCGCTGGGCCCGGTTCGTGCTGCGCCGCCCCGTCCCCGTCCTGCTCCTCGGCGTCGTCGGCCTCGGCGCCCTCGCCCTGCCCGCGGCCGACCTCCAGCTGGGCATGCCCGGGGACGAGGCCAAGCCGGTCTCCACCACCGAACGCCGCGCCTACGACGCGCTCGCCGCGGGCTTCGGGCCGGGCTTCAACGGGCCGCTGACCGTCGTCGTGGACGGCAGGGGCGCCGCCGACGCCAAGGGCGCCGCGGACGAGATCGCCCAGCGGATCGGCGCCACGAAGGGCGTCGTGTCCGTCTCCCCGGCCCGCTTCAACGACGCCGGTGACACCGCCGTCTTCTCCGTCGTGCCGTCCACCGCACCGACCGACGAGAAGACCAAGGACCTGGTGACGACCATCCGCGACGAGCGGCCCGGCATCGAGTCCGCCACCGGCGCGAGCTACGAGGTCACCGGCAGCACCGCGATGAACATCGACATCGCCCAGAAGGTGCAGGCCGCGCTGGTCCCGTACCTGATCGTGGTCGTCGGGCTGGCGATCGTGCTGCTGCTGGTGGTCTTCCGGTCCCTGCTCGTCCCGCTCAAGGCGGCCCTCGGCTTCCTGCTGTCGGTGCTGGCCTCCCTCGGCGCGGTCGTGGTCGTGTTCCAGCAGGGCCACGGCGCGGAACTCCTCGGCGTGGAGCAGACCGGCCCGATCATGAGCCTGATGCCGATCTTCCTGGTGGGCATCGTCTTCGGCCTCGCGATGGACTACGAGGTGTTCCTCGTCTCGCGGATGCGGGAGGCGTACGTCCACGGCGAGTCGCCCGCGCAGGCGGTCACGTCGGGCTTCCGGCACAGTGCCCGGGTGGTCGTGGCCGCGGCCCTGATCATGATCGCGGTCTTCGCCGGGTTCATCGGCGAGAGCGACTCCATGATCAAGATGATCGGGTTCGGACTCGCCTCCGCCGTCCTGTTCGACGCCTTCGTCGTCCGGATGGCCATCGTGCCCGCGGTGCTCGCCCTGCTCGGCCACCGGGCGTGGTGGCTGCCGAAGTGGCTGGACCGGGCGCTGCCCCGGGTCGACGTGGAGGGCGAGGCGCTCGCCCGCCGGCCGGAGACGGAGGAACCGGCGGCGGACACCGCACGCGACCTGGAACCGGCGCGCACCTGA
- a CDS encoding cold-shock protein, producing the protein MASGTVKWFNAEKGFGFIEQEGGGPDVFAHYSNIATSGFRELQEGQKVTFDVTQGQKGPQAENIVPA; encoded by the coding sequence ATGGCATCTGGCACTGTGAAGTGGTTCAACGCGGAAAAGGGCTTCGGCTTCATCGAGCAGGAGGGCGGCGGTCCCGACGTGTTCGCCCACTACTCGAACATCGCCACCTCCGGCTTCCGCGAGCTTCAGGAAGGCCAGAAGGTTACCTTCGACGTCACGCAGGGCCAGAAGGGCCCGCAGGCCGAGAACATCGTGCCCGCCTGA